The Bacteroidales bacterium nucleotide sequence AGGCATCACAAAGCCTTTCCCAAAGCATCCGTAGCGCTTCGCAGTCTGCATCGCAGCTTGCAGAGAACTACCGCAAATCTTCCGACAGCATTCTTGAAAACATACAACAACTGCATCAGTCCACAGATAAAAATACACAGTTCAACGATCAGCTCAAAAAGCTTTCACAGAACCTCTCTTCGCTCAACGCTCTCTACGAGATGCAACTTAAAACATCGGAGCAACAATCCAATGCGTCTGCTAAGCTGCAAATTACCATGACCAAATTCCTCGACGACATCGACCGGTCGGCACAACAAACCAATCAATACCAGAATCAGATGGATAGCCTGACCAAGAAAATGTCTTCGCTAAATAACATCTATGGAAACATGCTTACGGCCATGAACGTAAAATAAAGGCAAGTTTTTCTAACCTAAAAATGTACTTTACAAATGGCTGAATATAAAGAAACACCGAGGCAACAGATGATCGCCATGATGTACCTGGTACTCACGGCGCTTCTCGCCTTGAATGTGTCGAAAGAAATGCTTGACGCTTTTCTGGTAGTAAACGAAAGTGTAGAGCTTACCAACGAGAACTTCACCAGCAAAATTGAAGATACATACATAGCTTTCAATAAAAAGCATTCGAATGACCCGGTGAAGGTGAAACCTTTTTTGGATAAGGCGCAGCAAGCTAAGCAGATGTCGAACGAAATGATTGCGTATGTCCAGGATATGAAATACGACCTCATTTCCCGTACTGAGAAAATATCGATAGATTCTGCAAAAGTGGTGAAGCTGTCAAAAGTTCTGAACAAAGACGATTATGACACACCTACCAACTTTTTTTTGGGTGGTAGCGAGGATGGTAGCAAAGGATATGGCAGTGAGCTGAAAAGTAAAATCGACAGTTACCGACAAAACATGCTTGATTTGCTCAGCCCCGAAGAACAAACAATGGTAAAGCTGGGGCTGAAAACAGATGGTGAATACGAAGATGCTAATAGTAAGCCGCTCAATTGGATACAGTATAATTTTTACCATACTATTCTTGCCGCTGATGTGGCTATCCTCAACAAGATTATCTCCGAAATTTACAATGCCGAATTTGATATTGTGAAGTTTCTGTTTGACGCGGTTGATGCCAAAGACTTTAAATATGACAGGGTTGACGCCAAAGTGCTGCCGCAAAAAGACTATGTTTTTATCGGTGATTCTTACAAAGCTGAGGTAATTGTAGCTGGCTACAGTACCACCCAGGATCCGGAAGTTTTCCTAAAGCTTGGTGTCGATTCATTGCCTCTTAGCCAGTTGGCTTCTGCACGTGTCGTTGAAGGCAAAGATGGCATAGTGAATATTTCATTGCCAGCTAACAGCGAGGGGCTTCAAAGATATGCTGGCGTCATCAGGTTGAAAAGTGGTACCGGCGAAGTTCAGAATTATCATTTTAATAATGAGTTTACAGTGGGTCGCCCTGCCACTACCATTTCGGCTTCCAAGATGAATGTGTTTTATATTGGTGTCGATAATCCTGTTGAGATCTCTGTGCCAGGCGTCCCGATTGATCAAACCCGTGCCGAGATTAGCTTTGGAACGTTGAAACGTAGTCCTTCAGGCGACAGCTGGATTGTACACGTTGCCAAGGCGCCAACGCAAGGAAAGAGTCAGGCAACCATCAGTGTATTTATGCAGGAAAACGGGAAAACCAAGAAAATGGGCGAAACGATCTTCCGGCTTAAAAAAGTACCTGATCCCATTGCCAAAATTGCCAACCAAACCGAAGGCAACATTAGCAAAACAGCGCTTAAATATTCGCCTACTATCGTAGCCAACATGCCCGAAGATTTCGACTTCGATCTTAGCTTTCGTGTTGTATCCTTTGATATGGTTTACACACGTGGCGAAACGGTAATGAGAGAAACCGTTACCGGAGCCAAATTTTCAGATAAGATGTTGCAATACATCGACAATACCCGAACAGGCCAGCGCATCACTTTCGAAAAAATCATTGCACGTGGACCTGACGGTACTGATCGGCATTTGAACCCGATCAACTTAACGATAAATTAAAAATTTAAAATTCAAAGATATGAACAACAGCGTTTTGAAAATTTCACTTCTCATACTGTTTTTGGCAGCCATGAGCCTGGCCAAAGCGCAACCTGCCAATCAGGTACAACTGGTCGGCAACATCCGCGACAAGGCCTATGAGCGTGTACATATCGACGACCATCAGCCTATCGCTTATCCCTATCTGCGCGAATCGGATGTGTTTTGGGAAAAACGTGTTTGGCGTGTGATTGATCTGAAAGAGAAAATCAATCAGCCGCTTTATTTTCCTGAAATTCCACAAGGACGTTGGCGCAGCCTGATGCAGATATTGTACGATGCCCTACTTGGTGGCGAAATTACGGCCTATGAATACACATTGGCAACCGACAACTTTGAGGAGTTGATACCAATGACAGCCAGCCAGATGGAAGCCACACTTGCCGATACCATTACTGTTCCTGTACCCGATCCCAACGATCCTGGCAATTTTATCAACGAGCGAGTTGCGAGGGATTTCGAACCAAAATCGGTAACACGGTTTTTGGTTAAAGAAGATTGGATTTTTGATAAGCAGCGCTCCGAAATGCAGATACGCATTCTGGGTATCTGCCCTATGCGGCCGGCGCAATTGGAAGATGGAACCTTTGCGGGATACGAAAACCTCTTCTGGCTTTACTATCCCGACATTCGCCCGCTGCTGGCTCGTTTTGAAGTGTTCAACCGCCGAAACAGTGCCAGCCGCCTCACCTACGACGAGATGTTGCTCTCTCGCCGCTTTGGCAGCTATATCGTTAAAGAAGATAACGTCTACAATCGCGAAATTCAGGAATATGCCAAAGGTGTTGATGCACTGCTCGAAGCCGAGCGTATTAAGGAAGACATCCGCGACTTTGAAAGCGAACTTTGGGTGTATTAAGCTCAATGTGGCTACTCTGGTAGCTTTCGCTAAATTTTGATAAATCTTTACGAAACTCCTTGCCCTTTGCGGTGAGGAGTTTTTGGTTTAAATTTGCACCTTATTAATAAGCGGCATGGCAGGCGATTTTTTTTCTACACCAATCGAATTCCTCAAAGGCGTCGGGCCTGTGCGTGCTGAATTACTCCGCAAAGAGCTTGACATCCACACCTTCGAGCAACTGCTTCATTATTTTCCATTTAGATACATAGACCGGAGCCAATTCCTGCTGATCAGCGACATTGACAGCGAGGAAGTGTGGATTCAGATAAAGGGGCGCATCAGTCAGCTCAGGGAAACAGGAACAGGCCGTGCCCGCCGTCTTACCGGGGTGTTTACAGATAGTAGCGGAAGTGTCGGGTTGGTTTGGTTTCAGGGCGTTAGGTGGGTGAAAGAAAAAATAAAACCCAATCTGGAATATGTTGCCTTTGGAAAACCTACGCTCTTTAACGGGCAGTGGCAGTTGGCGCATCCCGAAATAGAAGCTGTAATCGATTTGGAAGCCGGGCCGGGAGCCACATTGCAGCCGGTGTACAACTCTGGTGAAAAGCTTCGTCAGCGTGGCCTCGACAGTCGCGGGCTGGCGCGCCTGACGCGCACATTGGTGTCGATGATCGCTGAGCCAATGCCCGAAACATTACCCAAAACCATCATCGATCGTCTGCGCCTGATTTCCGGCCACGATGCTTTGATAAACATCCATCATCCATCTGATCAAAAAATTCTCGACAGGTCCATCGCACGGCTGAAATTTGAGGAGCTGTTTTATATTCAGTTGCTTTTGCTACGGCAGAAATTCATGCGCTCCCATTTCACCCGAGGACATTCCTTTAAGGTGGTGGGCGATCATTTTAACAACTTTTTTCATCACTATCTTCCTTTCGAGCTTACCGACGCACAAAAGCGCGTCATCCGTGAGATACGTGCCGATATGGGAACGGGCCGCCAGATGAATCGTCTTTTACAGGGAGATGTGGGCAGCGGCAAAACGCTGGTGGCGCTGATGTGCATGCTTATCGCCATCGACAATGGTTTTCAGTGCGCACTGATGGCGCCTACTGAAATATTGGCGCAGCAGCATCTTGCTACCTTGCAGCGCTTTCTTAAAGATTTACCGTTGGAAGTAAAACTGCTCACAGGTTCCGTTAAGACTGCTGCCCGCAAAGTGATTCATGAAAATCTCGAATCTGGTCAGCTTAATATCCTTGTCGGGACGCATGCTTTGATAGAAGATACAGTGGTGTTTCATAACCTGGGGCTGGTGGTCATCGACGAGCAGCATCGCTTTGGTGTGGAGCAGCGCGCACGGCTTTGGAAAAAAAATGACATTGCTCCGCACGTGCTGGTGATGACGGCCACGCCCATACCACGCACGCTGGCCATGACTGTGTATGGCGACCTCGACACTTCGGTAATAGATGAGCTGCCGCCGGGAAGAAAGCCCGTTAAGACGGTGCATTATTTTGATAACAAACGGGCGCAGCTTTTCAACTTTATGCGGCAGCAAATTGCTGAAGGGCTTCAGATTTATGTGGTCTATCCGTTGATACATGAATCGGAAACACTCGATTTGAAAGATTTGATGGACGGCTATGACAGCATTACCCGTTCTTTTCCGTTGCCGGAATATGCAGTGAGTATTCTACATGGCCAGATGAAACCCGCCGACAAAGATTATGAGATGCAACGCTTCGTGTGTGGCGAAACGCAGATAATGGTGGCTACTACTGTGATAGAAGTAGGCGTGGATGTGCCCAACGCTTCGGTGATGGTGATAGAAAATGCCGAACGGTTTGGGCTTTCACAGCTTCACCAGTTGCGTGGCAGGGTGGGGCGCGGCGCCGATCAGTCATTCTGCATTCTGATGAGTGGCTACAAACTTTCCAAAGAAGGCAAGCTGCGTTTGAAAACCATGGTGGATACCAACAACGGCTTTGAGATTGCCGAAGTTGACATGCGGCTGCGTGGCCCCGGCGATATGCATGGCACGCGGCAAAGCGGTGTTCTCGAGCTTAAAATTGCTGATCTTATCAAAGACGAAAAAATATTGCGCTACGCCCGCGACCTGGCCACCGAAATTCTCACTGATGACCCACAACTGCAAAAAGCTGAAAACGCCATCCTTTCCACACAGCTTTTTCAATTACAGAAACATCGACACGACTGGAGCCGCATTAGTTGAGCCGGAAATCCAGTCCTCAGTCCTCAGTCCTCAGTCCTCAGTCTTCAGTCTTCAGTTCCCGGTCTTCAGTTCCCAGTCGGCAGCAGGGAAGATAGTTCACCAGCAGCACTCTTCCTTTCTTGCGCCACGCGCCCTGCTTAAATCTATCGAAATTCAAAAGTACCAGCCCATTTTATTACTTTTGCACCTTTTATTACTAATCGCTAAAATTGTATGAAGATTTCTTATAACTGGCTGAAGGAGCATGTAGATGTCGATCTGGCACCGGAGGAGATAGCCGAAATTTTAACCGACACCGGACTGGAAGTGGAGGGTTTTGAAAAAATAGAAACCATTCCTGGCGGGTTGGCTGGTGTAGTTATCGGCGAGGTGATGACCTGCCACAAACATCCCGATGCCGATAAACTAAGTGTAACCACCGTGAATGTCGGTGGTGAGCGCTTGCTGCCAATAGTTTGTGGAGCGCCCAATGTGCAGGCCGGTCAGAAAGTGCTCGTGGCCACCACCGGCACCACATTGCCCACCAGCGACGGGAAATCGTTTGAGATAAAAAAAGCAAAGATCAGAGGAGAAGTTTCCGAAGGGATGATTTGTGCCGAAGATGAGCTGGGGATAGGTGAGTCGCACGAAGGGATTATGGTGCTTCCCCCGGAGGCAGAGGTTGGCACACTGGCAAAGGAATATTTCAACATCACCGACGATTATGTTTTTGAGATTGGCCTCACGCCAAACCGAAATGACGCAATGGGGCACGTGGGTGTGGCGCGCGATCTGATTGCAGCGCTCAACTTTATGCATCCGCACGAAGACCCGAAACAACTTTTCATCGCCTGCACCGATAGTTTTAAGGTGGAGAATGAAAATTTAAATATCGAAATCCAGATTGATGATCCCGAGGCATGTCCGCGCTATTCTGGCGTTACCATGACCAACGTTAAGGTGCAGCCTTCGCCCGACTGGCTTAAGAATTATCTGCTCGCCATTGGGCTGCGACCCATCAACAATCTGGTGGACATCAGCAATTTTGTGCTTTACGAAACCGGCCATCCGACACATTTTTTTGATGCTGATAAAATTGCCGGCAAGAAGGTCATCGTGAAAAAACTCCCGGAAGGAATCAGGTTCACTACGCTCGACGAGGTGGAACGCACCTTGTCGGGAAATGATCTAATGATTTGTGATGCCAACGGAGGCATGTGCATGGCAGGGATTTATGGCGGCCTCGATTCGGGAGTGACGGAGCAAACGCGAAATATCTTTATCGAAAGCGCCTTTTTCGATCCGAAAACCATCCGCAAAACGGCGCGGCTGCATGCGATGAACACCGATTCTTCTTTCCGCTTCGAGCGGGGTGTCGATCCCAATGCAACGCTATGCGTTTTGCGCCGGGCTGCTATGCTGGTGAAAGCGCTGGCCGGCGGCGAAGTGTCGTCGCAGGTTAAAGATTTTTACCCCGAGCCGGTGGAGCCTTTGCAAATTCCAATGACCTATAAAAATATCAATCGCCTCATTGGCATCAGCATCGACCACGAAAGTATCCGCGACATCCTGACGTTTCTCGAAATGGAAATCATCAGCCATGACGACGAAGGCTTTACGGTAGAAGTGCCCACCTACAGATCGGAGGTTACGCGCGAAGCCGACATAGTGGAGGAGGTGTTGCGTATTTATGGCTACAATAACATTCCTTTTCCTGATCAGTTGCGGGTTTCTCTCTCGTCGGTGCCTCAGCCCGACAGGGAACATATTCAGGAGTTGACGGGCGATTTTTTGAGCGACAATGGCTTCAGAGAGATTATTAACAACTCGCTCACGCGTGCGGCATACATCTCGCGGTTTGATTTCGTGCAGGAAGCCAGCGCAGTAAAAATCAATAATCCCCTGAGCAACGACCTGGGTGTGATGCGACAAACCTTGCTGCTTTCAGGATTGGAAAGCATTCTTTATAATCTTAATCATAAAAATCATGACCTGAAATTTTATGAGTTTGGAAAGATTTATTTGCAAAATCCTGAAGATCAAAGTAAGAATGTAACCAAAAAATACAATGAGCAACAGCATTTGGCACTCTTTATTACCGGACAGTTGTATCCCGAAAACTGGCATGCATCGCAGCAGCCGGTTGACGTTTATCTGCTTCGTTCGTATGTAGAGGGCATCCTGCGTCAGCTGAATATTTCAGTGGAAAATTTGACAACTTCGCCAGCTAAAGCCACTTATTTTGAAACAGGACTTCAACTTGAATCCAACGGAAGAAGTGTGGTGGAATTTGGAATAATCAAACGCTCCATTTTGCAGCACTTCGATATCCGGCAGCCTGTTTTTTATGCTGATTTCGATTGGGAACTTGTTTTGACAATGCTGAAAAATCATCAGATTAAATACCAGCCAGTGCCAAAATTCCCGGAGGTACGCCGCGACCTGGCGCTGCTGGTTGACGAAAATGTGACTTTTGCAGAATTAAGAAAAATAGCTTTGAATACCGAAAGAAGCATATTGCAGCACGTCGGCCTTTTCGACGTGTACGAAGGTGAGAAAATCCCTAAAGGCAAAAAATCGTACGCCATGAGTTTTGCTTTGCAGGACGAGCGTCGCACCCTTACCGATAAAATCATCGACAAAACGATGAACCGCATTGCCGATGCATTAAAGCAAAAAACCGGCGCAGAGCTTAGGAAATAACCAGCAAAGGACTATAAAGAGAGGCTTTCCTAACTAACCCCGGACTTAAGGCAGGGGATAAAAGGCTGCAATATTTCAGTGGGCTTTAGCCCATAAAAAAACCCACACGTCAATCGGCGGTGGGTTTTTTTATTACGCTACAGCGTAATGGATTTCTGTTTTAATTGATGTAAACATCGAATGGCATGCGCATCTGTGCGCCGGTAGTGTTTTGCCAATATTTCATGTATTGATAGAGACGGTAATTATCGCCAAGCTCACTTTTAATTTTTGCATCAATCCGGGTGCTGCCTGTCAGCTCGTCGATAATTTGCTGGAACGGGTCTTTCTGCTCGGGATATTCTTTTATCGACCATGTTTCTAATCCTGCGAGCGAAATGGCTTCGTTGATAGCTTCTTCCATGCCGCCAATCTCATCCACCAATCCAATGCGCAAAGCATCGCTGCCCGACCATACGCGTCCCTGACCGATTTCATCCACAGCCTCCCAGGTCATGCCGCGGCCATCGGCCACATGCTGTACAAAGGTGGAATAGATGTCTTCGATGGATTCTAAAATCACATCATGCTGAAACGGTGTGAGCGGACGCATGGGCGTCATCATATCGGCGTTTTCGTGTGTTTTCACGTAGTCGAAGGTGATGCCCAGTTTGTTGCGCATGGTATTTTGCAGGTTAGGAACCATCCCCAGCACGCCAATGGATCCGGTGATGGTGGTAGCGTCGGCGTAGATTTTGTCGGCTGCACAGGAGATATAATATCCGCCCGAAGCAGCCACATTGCCCATGGAGACGACAAAAGGTTTTTCCGCTGCAGCAAGTTTCACTTCACGCCAGATGACGTCGGAAGCCAACGCACTGCCGCCCGGAGAATTTACACGCATCACAATGGCTTTTACTTTATCGTCTTTTCGTGCGAGGCGGATGGCTTTGCTGATGCGTTCTGATCCGATGGTCAAGTCGTCGCCATTGCCGCTGTTGATCTCTCCGATGGCATAAATTACAGCAACGCGGTTTTTACGATCGATTTTCGGACTATCAGGATCGGCAGCGTCACTATATTTGGCAAGCGACACCGTTTTGATATCGTCGTCATCTTTCAATCCCAATCGGCCTTTGAGGATGTTTAGTACCTCATCTTTGTACACCAGCGCATCTACAAAATGATATTCCAATGCATCTTTGGCGGTACGAAGGCGATAATTTTCGGCTATATCATTGAGTTGCTCTACCGGCAGGCTGCGTGAATCGGATATGCCGCCCGATATGCGTGTCCAAACCGCATCAAGGATTGCCTTCATTTGTTCGCGGCTTTCGTCGCTCATCTTCTCCAGCAAAAAAGGCTCTACAGCACTTTTATATTTCCCGTGGCGGATGATCTGCATCTCGGCATCGAGCTTTTCGAGTGTTCCTTTAAAAAACATTGCTTCGGAATATAGCCCTCTAAAATCCACACCACCTTCGGGATTAAGATAAATGGTGTCGGCGGTGCTGGCCAGATAATATGAGCTTTGCGAATATCCCTCGCTGTAGGCCAGGATAAATTTCCCTGACTTCTTAAATTCCAGAAGTGCATTACGCACCTCTTCCACGGTGGCCATGCCAGCTTGCATGCTGGTGAGGTCGAGATAAATTCCTTTGATGTTGGAATCGCGGGAGGCTTTATCCAGATTTTTGAGGATGTCGTTAAGACCAATGGATTTACTAAAATCCATCGCTCCGAAATTGAAACTAGAAAAAGGGTTGTTCGAGGTACGGTCGATCAACGCTGCGTCGAACTCGATGTGCAAAAGGCTGTTTTCAGCTACCTTTGTTTCCTGCGATTGCATCATAGCCGTCAGGCCGGAGATCATTCCCAGAAAAACGAAAAACATGATCACTGACATGATCAAAAACCCCAGCATTGAGGCAAACATAAATTTGAAAAATTCTTTCATAACATATAATTTTAGGTGAGGCTACAAATATGCGAATTTCTTTCGGAAAAGAACCCTATTTTTGAATCTTCTAATTTGTACAGGTTATGATGCACGAAAGTTATTTACTGCTGGGCAGCAATCAGGGGAACAGGGAGCAAAATATCATAAAAGCGATAAGAGCAATTGCGCAGCAGGCTGGCATCATCAGTAAAATGTCGTCGTTGTACCAGTCGCAGCCCTGGGGTTTTAATGCCGAAAAAGATTTTTATAATCTGGCGCTCCTGCTGCAAACACCTCACGAACCACATGCATTGTTAAACATTCTGCTGGAGATAGAAAAATCAATCGGGCGGGTTAGGAATGACAAGCCGGGCTACAACTCGCGCATCATCGACATCGATATTTTATTTTACGACCAGTTGATAATGGAATCGCCGGTACTTATCCTGCCGCATCCGCGCATTCACGGACGTCGGTTTGTGCTTGCGCCAATGATGGAGCTGGATATGGATTACAAACATCCCATTTCGGGTAAGTCTGTTTTGCATATGCTAATGTTTTGTGAAGACTATTCTAAAGTAGAAAAAATTAAAGAATTGAAGAATATTTTTGATTGATACAATGACCCTTACACGCTACAATTTCATCTCCATCGAAGGCAACATCGGCGCCGGCAAAACCTCGCTGGCCACCCGCATTGCCAACGATTACAACGCCAAGCTGATCCTGGAACAGTTCGAGGAAAATTCGTTTCTGCCCAAGTTTTACCGCGAGCCTGATAAATATGCGTTTCCGCTGGAGCTTTCGTTTCTGGCCGAGCGCTACGAGCAACTCAAGCGCAGCCTCGCCGCCCGCG carries:
- the gldM gene encoding gliding motility protein GldM, translating into MAEYKETPRQQMIAMMYLVLTALLALNVSKEMLDAFLVVNESVELTNENFTSKIEDTYIAFNKKHSNDPVKVKPFLDKAQQAKQMSNEMIAYVQDMKYDLISRTEKISIDSAKVVKLSKVLNKDDYDTPTNFFLGGSEDGSKGYGSELKSKIDSYRQNMLDLLSPEEQTMVKLGLKTDGEYEDANSKPLNWIQYNFYHTILAADVAILNKIISEIYNAEFDIVKFLFDAVDAKDFKYDRVDAKVLPQKDYVFIGDSYKAEVIVAGYSTTQDPEVFLKLGVDSLPLSQLASARVVEGKDGIVNISLPANSEGLQRYAGVIRLKSGTGEVQNYHFNNEFTVGRPATTISASKMNVFYIGVDNPVEISVPGVPIDQTRAEISFGTLKRSPSGDSWIVHVAKAPTQGKSQATISVFMQENGKTKKMGETIFRLKKVPDPIAKIANQTEGNISKTALKYSPTIVANMPEDFDFDLSFRVVSFDMVYTRGETVMRETVTGAKFSDKMLQYIDNTRTGQRITFEKIIARGPDGTDRHLNPINLTIN
- the gldN gene encoding gliding motility protein GldN, whose protein sequence is MNNSVLKISLLILFLAAMSLAKAQPANQVQLVGNIRDKAYERVHIDDHQPIAYPYLRESDVFWEKRVWRVIDLKEKINQPLYFPEIPQGRWRSLMQILYDALLGGEITAYEYTLATDNFEELIPMTASQMEATLADTITVPVPDPNDPGNFINERVARDFEPKSVTRFLVKEDWIFDKQRSEMQIRILGICPMRPAQLEDGTFAGYENLFWLYYPDIRPLLARFEVFNRRNSASRLTYDEMLLSRRFGSYIVKEDNVYNREIQEYAKGVDALLEAERIKEDIRDFESELWVY
- the recG gene encoding ATP-dependent DNA helicase RecG, whose protein sequence is MAGDFFSTPIEFLKGVGPVRAELLRKELDIHTFEQLLHYFPFRYIDRSQFLLISDIDSEEVWIQIKGRISQLRETGTGRARRLTGVFTDSSGSVGLVWFQGVRWVKEKIKPNLEYVAFGKPTLFNGQWQLAHPEIEAVIDLEAGPGATLQPVYNSGEKLRQRGLDSRGLARLTRTLVSMIAEPMPETLPKTIIDRLRLISGHDALINIHHPSDQKILDRSIARLKFEELFYIQLLLLRQKFMRSHFTRGHSFKVVGDHFNNFFHHYLPFELTDAQKRVIREIRADMGTGRQMNRLLQGDVGSGKTLVALMCMLIAIDNGFQCALMAPTEILAQQHLATLQRFLKDLPLEVKLLTGSVKTAARKVIHENLESGQLNILVGTHALIEDTVVFHNLGLVVIDEQHRFGVEQRARLWKKNDIAPHVLVMTATPIPRTLAMTVYGDLDTSVIDELPPGRKPVKTVHYFDNKRAQLFNFMRQQIAEGLQIYVVYPLIHESETLDLKDLMDGYDSITRSFPLPEYAVSILHGQMKPADKDYEMQRFVCGETQIMVATTVIEVGVDVPNASVMVIENAERFGLSQLHQLRGRVGRGADQSFCILMSGYKLSKEGKLRLKTMVDTNNGFEIAEVDMRLRGPGDMHGTRQSGVLELKIADLIKDEKILRYARDLATEILTDDPQLQKAENAILSTQLFQLQKHRHDWSRIS
- the pheT gene encoding phenylalanine--tRNA ligase subunit beta, whose amino-acid sequence is MKISYNWLKEHVDVDLAPEEIAEILTDTGLEVEGFEKIETIPGGLAGVVIGEVMTCHKHPDADKLSVTTVNVGGERLLPIVCGAPNVQAGQKVLVATTGTTLPTSDGKSFEIKKAKIRGEVSEGMICAEDELGIGESHEGIMVLPPEAEVGTLAKEYFNITDDYVFEIGLTPNRNDAMGHVGVARDLIAALNFMHPHEDPKQLFIACTDSFKVENENLNIEIQIDDPEACPRYSGVTMTNVKVQPSPDWLKNYLLAIGLRPINNLVDISNFVLYETGHPTHFFDADKIAGKKVIVKKLPEGIRFTTLDEVERTLSGNDLMICDANGGMCMAGIYGGLDSGVTEQTRNIFIESAFFDPKTIRKTARLHAMNTDSSFRFERGVDPNATLCVLRRAAMLVKALAGGEVSSQVKDFYPEPVEPLQIPMTYKNINRLIGISIDHESIRDILTFLEMEIISHDDEGFTVEVPTYRSEVTREADIVEEVLRIYGYNNIPFPDQLRVSLSSVPQPDREHIQELTGDFLSDNGFREIINNSLTRAAYISRFDFVQEASAVKINNPLSNDLGVMRQTLLLSGLESILYNLNHKNHDLKFYEFGKIYLQNPEDQSKNVTKKYNEQQHLALFITGQLYPENWHASQQPVDVYLLRSYVEGILRQLNISVENLTTSPAKATYFETGLQLESNGRSVVEFGIIKRSILQHFDIRQPVFYADFDWELVLTMLKNHQIKYQPVPKFPEVRRDLALLVDENVTFAELRKIALNTERSILQHVGLFDVYEGEKIPKGKKSYAMSFALQDERRTLTDKIIDKTMNRIADALKQKTGAELRK
- the sppA gene encoding signal peptide peptidase SppA, which translates into the protein MKEFFKFMFASMLGFLIMSVIMFFVFLGMISGLTAMMQSQETKVAENSLLHIEFDAALIDRTSNNPFSSFNFGAMDFSKSIGLNDILKNLDKASRDSNIKGIYLDLTSMQAGMATVEEVRNALLEFKKSGKFILAYSEGYSQSSYYLASTADTIYLNPEGGVDFRGLYSEAMFFKGTLEKLDAEMQIIRHGKYKSAVEPFLLEKMSDESREQMKAILDAVWTRISGGISDSRSLPVEQLNDIAENYRLRTAKDALEYHFVDALVYKDEVLNILKGRLGLKDDDDIKTVSLAKYSDAADPDSPKIDRKNRVAVIYAIGEINSGNGDDLTIGSERISKAIRLARKDDKVKAIVMRVNSPGGSALASDVIWREVKLAAAEKPFVVSMGNVAASGGYYISCAADKIYADATTITGSIGVLGMVPNLQNTMRNKLGITFDYVKTHENADMMTPMRPLTPFQHDVILESIEDIYSTFVQHVADGRGMTWEAVDEIGQGRVWSGSDALRIGLVDEIGGMEEAINEAISLAGLETWSIKEYPEQKDPFQQIIDELTGSTRIDAKIKSELGDNYRLYQYMKYWQNTTGAQMRMPFDVYIN
- the folK gene encoding 2-amino-4-hydroxy-6-hydroxymethyldihydropteridine diphosphokinase, with translation MMHESYLLLGSNQGNREQNIIKAIRAIAQQAGIISKMSSLYQSQPWGFNAEKDFYNLALLLQTPHEPHALLNILLEIEKSIGRVRNDKPGYNSRIIDIDILFYDQLIMESPVLILPHPRIHGRRFVLAPMMELDMDYKHPISGKSVLHMLMFCEDYSKVEKIKELKNIFD